The Arachis hypogaea cultivar Tifrunner chromosome 14, arahy.Tifrunner.gnm2.J5K5, whole genome shotgun sequence genome has a segment encoding these proteins:
- the LOC112743531 gene encoding ultraviolet-B receptor UVR8 isoform X1 — protein MNGNEGAAEETKVEEEKKEEECKEKMVYMWGYLPGASPEKTPILSPASVSLSDPSIAGDSWKDVCGGGCGFAMAISEKGKLVTWGSADDESQSYLTSGKRGETPGAFELPTDAAVLKAAAGWAHCASVTEEGEVYAWGWKECVPSGKVITDFIAAGSLQKDISGKQSSSIADQGSPQSSNTSSGSDSHHDNKKAGEEAIKRRKISFARQESDSPASGDEFFTVSPSLITLGPGVKITSVAAGGRHTLALSDVGQVWGWGYGGEGQLGLGSRVKMVSSPHVIPCMESTSGKDRSSTAHQGSGAGAQVSKVPGSYVKEIACGGRHSAVVTDAGALLTFGWGLYGQCGQGNNADQLRPTLVPSLLSTTVEKIAAGLWHTLCVTVDGHIYAFGGNQFGQLGTGSDQPETLPKQLEASRFENKHSSMVSCGARHSALLTEDGHLFTWGWNKYGQLGLGDSTDRNVPCQVLIAGCRPRNVACGWWHTLLVADKNLV, from the exons ATGAACGGAAACGAAGGAGCGGCGGAAGAGACGAAggtggaggaggagaagaaggaggaagagtgCAAGGAGAAAATGGTGTACATGTGGGGCTACCTTCCCGGAGCCTCGCCGGAGAAAACTCCGATACTGTCTCCGGCGTCGGTAAGCCTCTCTGATCCCTCCATCGCCGGAGATTCCTGGAAAGACGTTTGTGGCGGCGGTTGTGGATTCGCCATGGCCATTTCAG AGAAAGGGAAGCTGGTGACGTGGGGCTCCGCGGATGATGAGAGCCAGAGTTATTTGACGTCGGGGAAGCGTGGG GAGACTCCAGGAGCTTTTGAGCTCCCCACTGATGCTGCAGTGCTGAAGGCTGCTGCTGGTTGGGCTCATTGCGCCTCGGTCACTG AAGAAGGTGAAGTCTATGCATGGGGATGGAAAGAATGTGTGCCTTCTGGTAAAGTTATTACTGATTTCATAGCTGCAGGAAGCCTGCAAAAGGATATTTCTGGGAAACAAAGCTCATCAATAGCTGATCAAG GAAGCCCACAAAGCTCAAACACAAGTAGTGGGTCAGACTCTCATCATGACAACAAGAAAGCTGGAGAGGAAGCTATTAAGAGAAGAAAAATCTCATTTGCGAGACAGGAATCCGACAGTCCAGCATCTGGAGATGAATTCTTTACTGTTTCACCTTCTCTTATTACCCTTGGGCCTGGGGTCAAGATTACCTCTGTAGCAGCTGGTGGGAGGCATACACTAGCACTGTCAG ATGTGGGACAGGTTTGGGGTTGGGGCTATGGAGGTGAAGGACAGCTAGGTTTGGGTTCTCGAGTGAAGATGGTGTCATCTCCTCACGTTATACCTTGTATGGAGTCCACTTCTGGGAAAGATaggtcatcaactgctcatcaagGAAGTGGCGCTGGGGCACAAGTATCAAAGGTTCCTGGAAGTTATGTGAAGGAAATTGCTTGTGGAGGTCGGCATAGCGCTGTTGTGACAG ATGCTGGGGCACTCCTTACTTTTGGCTGGGGCCTGTATGGTCAG TGTGGACAAGGGAATAATGCTGATCAACTGAGACCAACCCTAGTTCCATCTTTATTGAGTACTACTGTGGAAAAAATTGCAGCGGGACTTTGGCATACATTGTGTGTTACTGTAGATGGTCATATTTATGCATTTGGTGGGAATCAGTTTGGACAATTGGGTACTGGTAGTGATCAGCCTGAG ACCTTGCCTAAACAGTTGGAAGCTTCCCGTTTTGAGAATAAGCATTCTAGTATGGTTTCTTGTGGGGCTCGTCATAGTGCTTTGCTAACAG AGGATGGTCACCTATTTACTTGGGGATGGAACAAATATGGCCAG CTTGGTTTGGGAGATTCTACTGACCGAAATGTCCCTTGTCAAGTTCTTATTGCCGGTTGCCGACCTAGAAATGTTGCCTGTGGTTGGTGGCATACACTGCTGGTGGCTGATAAGAACCTGGTTTGA
- the LOC112743531 gene encoding ultraviolet-B receptor UVR8 isoform X2, with the protein MNGNEGAAEETKVEEEKKEEECKEKMVYMWGYLPGASPEKTPILSPASVSLSDPSIAGDSWKDVCGGGCGFAMAISEKGKLVTWGSADDESQSYLTSGKRGETPGAFELPTDAAVLKAAAGWAHCASVTEGEVYAWGWKECVPSGKVITDFIAAGSLQKDISGKQSSSIADQGSPQSSNTSSGSDSHHDNKKAGEEAIKRRKISFARQESDSPASGDEFFTVSPSLITLGPGVKITSVAAGGRHTLALSDVGQVWGWGYGGEGQLGLGSRVKMVSSPHVIPCMESTSGKDRSSTAHQGSGAGAQVSKVPGSYVKEIACGGRHSAVVTDAGALLTFGWGLYGQCGQGNNADQLRPTLVPSLLSTTVEKIAAGLWHTLCVTVDGHIYAFGGNQFGQLGTGSDQPETLPKQLEASRFENKHSSMVSCGARHSALLTEDGHLFTWGWNKYGQLGLGDSTDRNVPCQVLIAGCRPRNVACGWWHTLLVADKNLV; encoded by the exons ATGAACGGAAACGAAGGAGCGGCGGAAGAGACGAAggtggaggaggagaagaaggaggaagagtgCAAGGAGAAAATGGTGTACATGTGGGGCTACCTTCCCGGAGCCTCGCCGGAGAAAACTCCGATACTGTCTCCGGCGTCGGTAAGCCTCTCTGATCCCTCCATCGCCGGAGATTCCTGGAAAGACGTTTGTGGCGGCGGTTGTGGATTCGCCATGGCCATTTCAG AGAAAGGGAAGCTGGTGACGTGGGGCTCCGCGGATGATGAGAGCCAGAGTTATTTGACGTCGGGGAAGCGTGGG GAGACTCCAGGAGCTTTTGAGCTCCCCACTGATGCTGCAGTGCTGAAGGCTGCTGCTGGTTGGGCTCATTGCGCCTCGGTCACTG AAGGTGAAGTCTATGCATGGGGATGGAAAGAATGTGTGCCTTCTGGTAAAGTTATTACTGATTTCATAGCTGCAGGAAGCCTGCAAAAGGATATTTCTGGGAAACAAAGCTCATCAATAGCTGATCAAG GAAGCCCACAAAGCTCAAACACAAGTAGTGGGTCAGACTCTCATCATGACAACAAGAAAGCTGGAGAGGAAGCTATTAAGAGAAGAAAAATCTCATTTGCGAGACAGGAATCCGACAGTCCAGCATCTGGAGATGAATTCTTTACTGTTTCACCTTCTCTTATTACCCTTGGGCCTGGGGTCAAGATTACCTCTGTAGCAGCTGGTGGGAGGCATACACTAGCACTGTCAG ATGTGGGACAGGTTTGGGGTTGGGGCTATGGAGGTGAAGGACAGCTAGGTTTGGGTTCTCGAGTGAAGATGGTGTCATCTCCTCACGTTATACCTTGTATGGAGTCCACTTCTGGGAAAGATaggtcatcaactgctcatcaagGAAGTGGCGCTGGGGCACAAGTATCAAAGGTTCCTGGAAGTTATGTGAAGGAAATTGCTTGTGGAGGTCGGCATAGCGCTGTTGTGACAG ATGCTGGGGCACTCCTTACTTTTGGCTGGGGCCTGTATGGTCAG TGTGGACAAGGGAATAATGCTGATCAACTGAGACCAACCCTAGTTCCATCTTTATTGAGTACTACTGTGGAAAAAATTGCAGCGGGACTTTGGCATACATTGTGTGTTACTGTAGATGGTCATATTTATGCATTTGGTGGGAATCAGTTTGGACAATTGGGTACTGGTAGTGATCAGCCTGAG ACCTTGCCTAAACAGTTGGAAGCTTCCCGTTTTGAGAATAAGCATTCTAGTATGGTTTCTTGTGGGGCTCGTCATAGTGCTTTGCTAACAG AGGATGGTCACCTATTTACTTGGGGATGGAACAAATATGGCCAG CTTGGTTTGGGAGATTCTACTGACCGAAATGTCCCTTGTCAAGTTCTTATTGCCGGTTGCCGACCTAGAAATGTTGCCTGTGGTTGGTGGCATACACTGCTGGTGGCTGATAAGAACCTGGTTTGA